The following proteins are co-located in the Brevibacillus laterosporus DSM 25 genome:
- a CDS encoding RNA polymerase sigma factor, with amino-acid sequence MDDNAGARIEQWFLAYSNDIYRFLVYYTGRTDIDDLVQETFIRALKAIQHTEIANPKTWLFAIARSVAIDEKRKTKLISWLPDIFLQHLVSPDKTPEESLELSENKRLLYDIINQLKRSYRDVLILRGIKGLSSKETAEVLGWSEAKVNLTLHRALKAVQKNRNVPVSEVINDAVTR; translated from the coding sequence TTGGATGACAATGCTGGCGCACGTATCGAGCAATGGTTTCTAGCATACAGCAATGATATTTATCGTTTTCTCGTCTATTATACGGGACGAACAGATATAGACGATCTTGTACAAGAGACCTTTATTCGTGCCCTAAAGGCTATCCAGCATACCGAGATTGCAAATCCCAAAACATGGCTGTTTGCCATTGCTAGAAGTGTAGCCATTGATGAAAAGCGTAAAACAAAACTAATAAGCTGGCTGCCAGATATATTCTTGCAGCATCTTGTTTCGCCCGATAAAACACCCGAAGAATCCTTAGAGTTAAGTGAGAATAAACGACTGCTTTATGACATCATCAATCAGTTGAAACGATCTTATAGGGACGTGTTGATATTGCGCGGTATCAAGGGATTATCTAGTAAGGAGACAGCAGAGGTATTGGGCTGGAGCGAAGCCAAAGTAAATCTCACTTTGCATAGGGCATTGAAAGCTGTTCAAAAAAATAGGAATGTTCCTGTTTCGGAGGTGATCAACGATGCCGTCACAAGATGA
- a CDS encoding MmcQ/YjbR family DNA-binding protein encodes MEKSTLEAYCLKHPGAVHDYKVEWEADRYQVGGKMFAMLGGDSNGKPILSLKCDPARSEQLREAYEGIIPGYYLNKSHWNSIYLDANIPTELWEKLITHSYELIFHKLPKKMQKELVK; translated from the coding sequence ATGGAAAAATCCACACTGGAAGCCTATTGTCTGAAGCACCCGGGAGCGGTTCATGATTACAAGGTGGAATGGGAAGCAGATCGTTATCAGGTAGGGGGAAAAATGTTTGCAATGCTTGGTGGAGATTCTAACGGAAAGCCTATCCTATCTTTAAAATGCGATCCAGCCCGATCCGAACAGCTAAGAGAAGCATATGAGGGGATTATTCCTGGTTACTACTTGAATAAAAGTCATTGGAATTCTATTTATTTAGATGCCAATATTCCTACTGAATTGTGGGAGAAGCTGATTACTCATTCTTATGAATTGATTTTTCATAAGCTACCTAAAAAAATGCAAAAGGAATTAGTAAAATAG
- a CDS encoding transposase produces MGEIRKTYSKDFKLKAVRLYLSGEQGYKTLTRDLGISDPSILRRWVDHYRKEGIQGLDEKRGRTKNPLRGRPRIRPESTEEEIVRLRAENEFLKKWLGLEKR; encoded by the coding sequence ATGGGGGAAATTAGAAAAACATATTCAAAGGATTTTAAGTTAAAAGCCGTACGGCTTTATTTGAGCGGTGAACAAGGGTACAAAACACTTACAAGGGATCTCGGCATTAGTGACCCTTCTATTTTAAGAAGATGGGTTGATCATTATAGAAAGGAAGGTATACAGGGACTAGATGAAAAACGCGGGAGAACAAAAAATCCTCTTAGAGGAAGACCACGAATAAGGCCAGAGAGTACGGAGGAAGAGATAGTTCGATTACGTGCAGAGAACGAATTCTTAAAAAAGTGGCTAGGTCTAGAAAAGAGGTGA
- a CDS encoding restriction endonuclease, with protein sequence MSIWLFRAGSNGEYENKFLNDRRIYLTWDDLDINLKKFNKKEDLYMFLVDKYDLEKEKTAINWASQIYPIAHRMEIGDWVVLPSKINRTIHFGKIVGDYNYDKSLGSPYYHYREVEWFAIDIPRDKFEQDILYSMGAFMTVCRIHKNNAEERIKIMYENNWNIKDKSIPQKIDESDDEIRFDLDEYIFDRISDYIIKKFKGHKMEILVEEILKAKGFTTYRSPEGADNGVDILAASDILGFGSPKICVQVKTTDSPIDRPTMDQLIGTMSNFNADYGLLVSWTGFKTSVTKEIPKQFFKLRLWDSKKIIEQLFENYDKLSEDIKTEIPLKRVWMLNIEE encoded by the coding sequence TTGAGTATTTGGTTATTTAGAGCGGGATCAAACGGAGAATATGAAAATAAGTTTTTAAACGACAGGAGAATATATCTAACTTGGGATGATTTAGATATAAATTTGAAAAAATTCAACAAAAAAGAAGATCTTTATATGTTTCTAGTAGACAAGTATGATCTAGAAAAAGAAAAAACAGCTATAAATTGGGCCTCTCAAATATATCCCATAGCCCATAGAATGGAAATAGGAGATTGGGTTGTACTCCCAAGTAAGATAAATAGAACGATACATTTTGGTAAGATTGTAGGAGATTACAATTATGATAAAAGCTTAGGAAGTCCATATTACCATTATAGAGAGGTAGAGTGGTTTGCAATCGATATTCCAAGAGATAAATTTGAACAAGATATCTTATATTCAATGGGTGCTTTTATGACCGTATGTAGGATACATAAAAATAATGCAGAAGAGAGAATAAAGATAATGTATGAAAACAATTGGAATATAAAGGATAAATCTATACCTCAAAAAATTGATGAATCAGATGATGAGATACGATTTGATTTAGATGAATACATATTTGATAGAATATCTGATTATATAATCAAAAAATTTAAAGGCCATAAAATGGAGATTTTGGTTGAAGAAATATTAAAAGCCAAGGGATTCACAACCTATAGAAGTCCAGAAGGTGCAGATAATGGGGTAGATATCTTAGCAGCTTCTGATATTTTAGGATTTGGTTCACCAAAAATTTGTGTTCAAGTAAAAACCACTGATTCACCTATTGATAGACCTACGATGGATCAATTAATAGGAACAATGAGTAACTTTAATGCTGACTATGGGTTGTTGGTTTCCTGGACAGGATTTAAAACCTCTGTGACAAAAGAAATTCCAAAACAGTTTTTTAAGTTAAGACTATGGGATTCAAAGAAAATTATAGAGCAACTCTTTGAAAATTACGATAAATTGAGTGAAGACATTAAAACTGAAATACCTTTAAAAAGGGTATGGATGTTAAATATAGAAGAATAA
- a CDS encoding YybH family protein, translating into MEILDKYIEATNTHNFDEVKKWLHPNALYYFSNCTCTTHQEIQAYFENAWSIIQDEIYKAQDIQWLHKGTDSATCTYTYCYEGYMNGKYTSGQGRATNVFVKDTTGWLLIHEHLSPLPAKKI; encoded by the coding sequence ATGGAGATACTGGATAAATATATAGAGGCAACGAACACCCACAACTTTGATGAAGTGAAAAAATGGTTACATCCAAATGCCCTTTACTACTTCTCAAATTGTACCTGTACTACTCACCAAGAAATACAGGCATACTTTGAAAACGCTTGGTCAATCATCCAAGACGAGATTTATAAAGCACAAGATATCCAATGGCTCCATAAAGGTACTGACTCTGCAACCTGTACGTATACATATTGCTATGAAGGCTATATGAATGGAAAATACACAAGTGGGCAAGGAAGAGCCACAAATGTATTCGTTAAGGATACCACTGGATGGCTGCTCATTCATGAACATCTAAGTCCGTTACCCGCAAAAAAGATCTAG
- a CDS encoding TetR family transcriptional regulator: MAPRVSEEYKKQKKLDLLLAAKRVFIEKGYTQATMQDIMDKAGVSRGALYAYFDNIEHVYIELLHAEDQKDVLFFGTDDKGTSWQQITKWVNQQQQEMQRLDQSLLLANSEFFLSTNYRKNRDSYPYVTARYQRIVEVVTTFFQKGIERGDIRPRIPVESISLYLISFIDGLMLDTAHLGPEKTKVKEQMGVLLFSLKELLCPIPEK, encoded by the coding sequence ATGGCTCCAAGAGTAAGTGAGGAATACAAAAAACAAAAGAAGTTGGACTTGTTACTAGCGGCAAAACGGGTGTTTATTGAAAAGGGTTATACCCAAGCGACGATGCAGGACATCATGGATAAGGCAGGAGTTTCGAGAGGCGCTTTGTATGCGTACTTCGATAACATTGAGCACGTATACATCGAACTGCTTCATGCTGAGGATCAAAAGGATGTACTTTTTTTCGGTACAGATGATAAAGGTACGTCCTGGCAACAAATAACCAAGTGGGTTAATCAGCAGCAGCAGGAAATGCAAAGGCTTGATCAATCTCTTTTGCTAGCCAATTCGGAGTTTTTTCTATCAACGAATTACCGCAAAAATAGAGATAGCTATCCCTATGTAACAGCACGGTACCAACGTATAGTTGAGGTAGTAACTACTTTTTTTCAGAAGGGAATAGAGCGGGGCGATATTCGTCCGCGTATTCCTGTTGAATCCATTTCGCTTTATCTCATTTCATTTATCGATGGTTTAATGTTAGATACCGCTCATTTGGGGCCGGAAAAAACAAAGGTGAAGGAGCAAATGGGGGTTTTGCTATTTTCATTGAAGGAATTGCTTTGTCCGATTCCAGAAAAATAA
- a CDS encoding GNAT family N-acetyltransferase, with product MLFQSARIYLRKMTADDVTIYHTWRNDMEVMRTTNPSIDLCTLDSTQEFVNQVILGSSTSKSYMIIDKESETPIGIVSLIQIDYKNRNAECIIDIGEKAYWGKGYGMEALKLLLDYAFLELNLHRVSLRVFSFNKKAIALYERMGFKHEGISREYIFRDGKWSDVFHMGILQREYVATTAAVGN from the coding sequence ATGTTGTTTCAATCTGCAAGAATTTATCTGAGAAAAATGACTGCCGATGATGTAACGATTTATCATACATGGAGAAACGATATGGAGGTCATGCGAACTACCAATCCATCTATTGATCTGTGTACATTAGATAGCACACAAGAATTTGTTAATCAGGTTATTTTAGGATCAAGCACATCAAAAAGTTATATGATTATCGATAAGGAGTCGGAAACCCCTATTGGGATCGTCTCACTTATCCAAATTGATTATAAAAATCGAAATGCGGAGTGCATCATCGACATTGGTGAGAAGGCGTATTGGGGAAAAGGCTATGGAATGGAAGCGTTGAAGCTTCTATTAGATTACGCCTTTTTAGAATTAAATCTACACCGAGTATCATTGCGAGTGTTTTCTTTTAACAAAAAAGCCATTGCCCTATATGAAAGAATGGGATTCAAGCACGAGGGTATTTCGCGTGAATACATCTTTAGAGACGGGAAGTGGAGCGACGTTTTCCACATGGGGATTCTGCAAAGAGAGTATGTGGCTACAACTGCCGCTGTTGGCAATTAG
- a CDS encoding DUF2357 domain-containing protein yields MLSISVNGLIEEGEKFLIRSIPHHEFYSISDDDLWLQNQNPPLLAVEDKNSELFRQIQVREESEMDFILQIPLSKREIISRRKATGNLQYPFANLKLRHNITFNSPETWMEYGGITQLSGRIHFKSFAGVMRFFFAEDVSSERIEIEVISYKLNYAEDFRVLLSELAEIHSELILKLDEPTEISLVSKQVEEVSNQVVLLHLRKLMEADRLPAAIETILSNPHSRTIHELHWDDPSQISNVDMIELQQNFMDVTWRKGGRFSRYTCGYSPDMMPEGRTSSTVDTNENRYIKFCLHELEFLVYKLKCKLNKKKYEPSYTFLEASERLLEEYIQHPFFHEVGSFMYLSNSMIMQRRNGYKEILTYMQQFELGIQLESEITEFDSVWADLRPIHQLYEYWCFFKLVHILERICGENPDIGSHLLQRTDRGFVLNLKQKVECNVPFRYNNMDIFLYYNRDFKKYLSGEWNGSYDGGVYHPDFSMKLIFGEDIHWLHFDSKYKIDYTKLQAMLEEDRDEGAYKRNDIHTAHAYRDAILGSRGVYILYPDNIILSDKLIFVRQPNEDYPYLIPSIGAFPLRPGSESEGQVSSIVEYLKEVFNAITQGTAYNEELGFLF; encoded by the coding sequence TTGCTAAGTATTAGCGTTAACGGGTTGATTGAAGAAGGGGAAAAATTTTTAATTCGTTCCATTCCTCATCATGAATTTTACTCTATTTCCGATGATGATTTATGGCTTCAGAACCAAAATCCACCGTTATTAGCAGTTGAGGATAAAAACTCAGAGTTGTTTCGTCAAATTCAAGTGCGTGAAGAAAGTGAAATGGATTTCATTCTCCAAATACCTTTATCTAAACGAGAGATTATTAGTCGGAGGAAAGCAACAGGTAATTTGCAATATCCTTTTGCAAACTTAAAGCTAAGACATAATATAACATTTAATAGTCCAGAGACTTGGATGGAGTATGGTGGAATAACACAATTATCGGGGCGCATTCATTTCAAAAGCTTTGCAGGGGTAATGAGATTTTTTTTTGCTGAAGATGTTTCATCAGAGCGCATAGAAATCGAAGTGATATCCTATAAATTGAACTATGCTGAGGATTTTAGGGTTCTATTGTCCGAACTGGCAGAAATTCATTCAGAGTTGATATTAAAACTGGATGAGCCTACTGAAATTTCTCTTGTGTCAAAGCAGGTAGAGGAAGTTTCCAATCAAGTGGTTTTACTACATCTAAGGAAACTAATGGAGGCTGACCGTCTTCCCGCGGCAATTGAAACGATTTTGTCCAATCCCCATTCAAGAACGATTCATGAACTTCATTGGGATGATCCATCCCAAATTAGTAATGTGGATATGATTGAGCTACAGCAAAACTTCATGGATGTAACTTGGAGAAAGGGAGGGCGTTTTTCACGGTATACTTGTGGTTATTCACCCGACATGATGCCAGAGGGACGGACGTCATCTACAGTGGATACTAATGAGAACAGGTACATCAAGTTTTGTTTGCATGAATTAGAGTTTCTTGTTTATAAACTTAAGTGCAAATTGAACAAGAAGAAATATGAACCAAGCTATACATTTTTAGAAGCAAGCGAGAGGCTGTTGGAGGAATATATTCAGCATCCTTTCTTTCATGAAGTCGGTTCCTTTATGTACCTGTCTAATTCTATGATTATGCAGCGTAGGAACGGATATAAGGAAATACTTACCTACATGCAGCAGTTTGAATTGGGTATTCAACTTGAAAGCGAAATTACCGAGTTTGATTCTGTTTGGGCAGACCTCAGACCTATTCATCAATTGTATGAATACTGGTGTTTCTTCAAACTTGTTCATATTTTAGAAAGAATTTGCGGTGAGAATCCAGACATCGGCTCGCACCTTCTTCAGAGAACGGATCGGGGATTTGTTCTTAATCTTAAGCAAAAAGTTGAATGCAATGTACCATTCAGGTATAACAATATGGATATCTTCTTGTACTACAATCGGGATTTCAAGAAATATCTTAGTGGGGAATGGAACGGTTCATATGACGGTGGGGTTTATCATCCCGATTTCAGTATGAAATTAATATTTGGTGAAGACATACATTGGCTTCACTTTGATTCAAAGTATAAGATCGATTATACAAAACTTCAGGCTATGCTAGAAGAGGATCGTGATGAGGGGGCTTATAAACGAAACGACATCCATACTGCGCATGCTTATAGGGATGCAATTTTAGGATCTAGGGGTGTCTATATTTTGTATCCAGACAACATCATATTATCGGACAAATTAATTTTCGTTAGACAGCCAAATGAGGATTACCCTTATCTGATTCCCTCTATAGGTGCCTTTCCCTTAAGACCAGGAAGTGAGAGCGAGGGACAAGTTTCGAGTATTGTAGAATACCTAAAGGAAGTATTCAATGCAATTACCCAAGGAACTGCATATAATGAAGAGTTGGGTTTTTTATTTTGA
- a CDS encoding suppressor of fused domain protein, which translates to MNFFKKIFGGKNNGEKSKDGTTIYKYEETASYSPPAPMEYVEEIVEHFETVFSGRESSVFHEIISDTIHIDVNVMKPTEEEPFWVLYTTGMSDLPMTIPDEMQEQLEDKFDRAEVMMFLPASWELTEESIQDENNYWPIRLMKQMARFPHQYNTWLGYGHTIPNYQDYEPYADGTGLNGVVIFQLKDELSVITTKDGNKVYAYFLLPLYKEEMDYKLEHGMDALMEKISELGNEVLVLHPNRRNTCE; encoded by the coding sequence ATGAATTTTTTTAAAAAGATATTCGGTGGTAAGAACAACGGAGAAAAGTCAAAGGACGGCACCACTATTTACAAGTATGAAGAAACAGCTAGTTATTCACCGCCAGCTCCCATGGAATATGTAGAAGAAATCGTTGAACATTTTGAAACAGTATTTTCAGGAAGAGAAAGCAGTGTTTTTCATGAAATTATATCAGATACCATACATATTGATGTGAATGTAATGAAACCTACTGAAGAAGAGCCATTTTGGGTCTTATATACAACTGGTATGAGTGATTTACCAATGACGATACCAGATGAGATGCAAGAGCAGCTTGAGGATAAATTCGATCGGGCAGAAGTTATGATGTTTCTTCCTGCTTCTTGGGAACTGACGGAAGAATCGATACAGGATGAAAATAATTATTGGCCTATCAGACTGATGAAGCAAATGGCGCGTTTTCCTCATCAGTATAATACCTGGTTGGGATATGGACATACCATCCCCAATTATCAAGACTATGAACCATATGCAGATGGAACTGGGTTAAATGGAGTTGTCATATTTCAGTTAAAGGATGAACTCAGCGTCATTACAACTAAGGATGGCAATAAGGTTTATGCCTATTTCTTACTTCCTTTATATAAAGAGGAAATGGATTATAAATTAGAGCATGGCATGGATGCACTGATGGAAAAAATATCAGAGTTAGGAAATGAAGTGCTGGTTTTACATCCGAATAGAAGGAATACTTGTGAGTAG
- a CDS encoding IS3 family transposase, protein MKPKDKCCFFELIKELSKKYSITLLCKITKVSRSGFYKWLSREKHPTSKQLVNEKLREMIMECHQEVKGIYGYPRIKVWLFRRYGLKVNHKRVYRIMKELGIQALIRKKRKFFGRKEKVVISENKLNRNFCASRPNEKWATDITYILFNGRRLYLSVIYDMYNNEVVAYKTSKRNDLRLVMDTVNLATKKRDVSGVLLHSDQGYQYTSKQYNQFLQQYKIVASMSRKGNCLDNACIEGFFGHLKTECLYLHSFQTDKEVEEALHGYINFYNQQRFQSRLKNLSPIEYRTQVA, encoded by the coding sequence GTGAAACCGAAAGATAAATGCTGTTTTTTCGAGCTTATTAAAGAATTGTCTAAAAAGTATTCTATTACTTTATTGTGTAAAATTACGAAAGTATCTCGTAGTGGTTTTTACAAGTGGCTTTCTCGTGAGAAACACCCCACCTCAAAACAATTGGTAAATGAAAAATTAAGAGAAATGATCATGGAGTGTCATCAAGAGGTCAAAGGTATTTACGGGTATCCCCGAATAAAAGTGTGGTTATTTAGAAGGTACGGGCTAAAAGTCAATCATAAACGTGTGTATCGCATTATGAAGGAACTTGGGATACAAGCGCTAATCCGTAAAAAACGAAAATTCTTTGGGCGCAAAGAGAAGGTTGTCATCTCCGAAAACAAGCTGAATCGAAATTTTTGCGCCTCACGGCCAAATGAGAAATGGGCTACAGATATTACCTACATACTATTTAATGGTCGCCGTCTTTATCTGTCTGTCATATACGACATGTATAACAACGAAGTTGTTGCCTACAAAACAAGCAAACGTAATGATTTACGACTCGTAATGGATACCGTAAATTTAGCGACTAAAAAGCGGGATGTAAGCGGAGTCCTCCTACACAGTGATCAAGGATACCAGTACACCTCAAAGCAGTATAACCAGTTCCTTCAGCAATATAAAATCGTAGCAAGTATGTCTAGAAAAGGTAACTGTTTAGATAACGCCTGTATTGAGGGGTTCTTTGGGCATTTAAAAACAGAGTGTTTGTACCTTCATTCGTTTCAAACAGATAAAGAAGTGGAAGAAGCTCTTCACGGTTACATTAATTTCTATAATCAGCAACGGTTTCAATCTCGATTAAAAAACCTGAGTCCGATAGAATACCGAACTCAGGTAGCCTAG